A window of Fragaria vesca subsp. vesca linkage group LG7, FraVesHawaii_1.0, whole genome shotgun sequence contains these coding sequences:
- the LOC101310762 gene encoding putative disease resistance protein At3g14460-like translates to MHDLVTDLARWAAGSSCCRLEDMQNYDSQQRTCLPKIRHSSYILGKYDGVKKFEVYSEATSLRTFLPLGSLSIHYLAHKVTSYLLTKLHYLRLLSLNGYRITELPDTIGELKHLRYLDLSYTLIESLPDSTTTLYNLQTLILKWCGRLKALPTSMRNLVNLRHLNNSDTGSLEEMPPQLGQLTNLQTLPEFVIGKGSGSGVREIESLLHLQGTLHISRLENVIYVEDARSANCLKSKERLEALFLEWSSSSVSTEDAAIVLDMLQPHSKLKKLTIKGYAGLKFPKWIGDPSFSTMVQVMLKGCNHCQFLPPFGQLPCLKELYIQEMDAVESTGVEFYGEGNLPFQALKTLEFWNLKNWKKWSHCQQNEGVGVFSCLKRLSIRGCPKLEGDLPEKLDSLAQLQLFGCEELVVSS, encoded by the exons ATGCATGACCTCGTTACTGATTTGGCACGTTGGGCTGCAGGAAGTTCATGTTGTAGATTGGAGGATATGCAGAATTATGACTCGCAGCAACGTACATGTTTGCCCAAGATTCGTCATTCGTCTTACATTCTTGGAAAGTATGATGGAGTTAAGAAGTTTGAGGTCTATTCTGAAGCTACATCTTTGCGAACGTTCTTACCACTTGGGTCACTTTCAATTCATTATCTGGCTCATAAGGTTACTTCTTATTTATTGACCAAACTCCATTACTTACGACTGCTCTCTCTAAATGGATACCGAATAACCGAGTTGCCAGATACAATTGGTGAATTGAAGCATCTACGGTATCTTGATCTCTCCTACACATTGATAGAAAGTTTGCCAGACTCAACAACCACTCTTTACAACTTGCAGACATTGATATTGAAATGGTGTGGTCGGTTGAAGGCACTGCCCACAAGCATGAGGAACCTAGTTAATTTGCGTCATCTCAACAATTCAGATACAGGGTCATTGGAAGAAATGCCTCCTCAGCTTGGTCAATTGACTAACCTCCAAACATTGCCTGAGTTTGTTATTGGCAAAGGTAGTGGATCAGGAGTAAGAGAGATTGAGTCATTATTGCATCTGCAAGGGACATTGCACATCTCAAGACTAGAAAATGTGATTTATGTCGAGGACGCCAGGAGTGCCAACTGCTTAAAGAGCAAGGAAAGGCTTGAAGCCCTATTTCTTGAATGGTCTTCTTCGAGTGTCTCAACAGAAGATGCAGCAATTGTGCTTGACATGTTACAACCTCATAGCAAGCTCAAAAAGCTCACCATTAAAGGTTATGCTGGATTGAAATTTCCAAAATGGATTGGAGATCCTTCATTCTCTACAATGGTGCAGGTAATGTTAAAAGGTTGTAATCATTGTCAATTCTTGCCACCATTCGGACAATTGCCTTGTCTCAAAGAACTTTATATACAAGAAATGGATGCAGTGGAGAGTACTGGTGTTGAGTTTTATGGAGAAGGTAACTTGCCGTTTCAAGCTTTAAAGACCTTGGAGTTTTGGAATCTGAAAAATTGGAAGAAGTGGTCTCATTGCCAACAAAATGAGGGGGTGGGGGTTTTCTCTTGCCTGAAAAGGCTTTCCATCAGGGGCTGCCCCAAATTGGAGGGTGATTTACCGGAGAAGCTTGATTCATTAGCACAACTTCAACTATTTGGATGTGAGGAATTGGTGGTTTCG AGTTGA